The Caulifigura coniformis genome includes a region encoding these proteins:
- a CDS encoding S9 family peptidase, whose protein sequence is MMITSTVAAPAAENDPLRPPAMDVSGVPAVPKELMDQLRQYQSVRNAGFRGWAPDGKGILIQTQFGNTMQLHRVYEPGGRREQMTFLDEPTDGRFLKGTQDGTLLLQLSAGGNENNQLLRFDREDGRVILLTDGTSRHTFGPQSEDGSFLIVAHNARNGRDMDLFRLDPRNPASPEKLMEVENELWDPQDLSLDGRKLLMSRYVSINESYPAVFDMTTKVRTPIPPPPGAPGKVSFGHLAFAPDGKTAYVSCDARGEFLELAVVDLQSFEYKTWLTSDIRWNVDRIEVDPKSGNVAFTVNADGASDLYLIEGRERRKLETPLGIIESLQFSDDGTQLGFTLAKPNAPADAYTILLTNGVLTQWTHSEVGGLNPARFIVPERIQFPSFDGHHIPAYVFKPRSATATSKAPVLINIHGGPESQYRPFFTGFDQLLLNELGIAVIRPNVRGSDGYGKTYLQLDNAEKREDSVKDIGALLDWIAAQPDLDKDRVAVYGGSYGGYMVLASLTHFPERIKAGVDVVGIANFVTFLKNTSEYRRDLRRAEYGDERDPEMLKVFERINPTNNAHKIHSALMVAHGKNDPRVPFSEAELIAPLVRKNNAPVWTVYADNEGHGFAKRDNRDYVTAVTAMFLREFLLTK, encoded by the coding sequence ATGATGATTACCTCGACTGTCGCCGCCCCTGCTGCTGAAAACGACCCGCTTCGCCCGCCGGCCATGGACGTCTCAGGGGTCCCGGCGGTCCCGAAGGAGCTCATGGACCAGCTCCGGCAGTACCAGAGCGTCCGGAACGCCGGTTTCCGTGGCTGGGCTCCTGATGGCAAAGGCATTCTGATCCAGACGCAGTTCGGCAACACGATGCAGTTGCATCGTGTGTACGAGCCGGGCGGGCGACGCGAACAGATGACGTTTCTCGACGAACCCACGGACGGACGGTTCCTGAAGGGAACGCAGGACGGCACGCTGCTGCTGCAGCTTTCTGCAGGCGGAAATGAAAACAACCAGTTGCTCCGATTCGACCGTGAAGACGGACGCGTCATTCTGCTGACTGATGGCACGTCGCGGCACACGTTCGGCCCACAGTCCGAGGACGGCTCCTTCCTCATCGTCGCTCACAACGCGCGCAACGGCCGCGACATGGATCTCTTCCGCCTCGATCCGCGGAATCCGGCCTCGCCTGAGAAGTTGATGGAGGTCGAGAACGAGCTGTGGGACCCGCAGGACCTGTCCCTCGATGGCAGGAAACTTCTGATGTCCCGGTACGTCTCGATCAACGAGAGCTACCCGGCCGTGTTCGATATGACGACGAAGGTCCGCACGCCGATCCCGCCGCCGCCCGGTGCTCCTGGAAAGGTTTCGTTCGGCCACCTGGCCTTCGCCCCGGATGGCAAGACGGCGTACGTCTCGTGCGACGCCCGAGGGGAGTTCCTCGAACTGGCGGTCGTCGATCTGCAGTCGTTTGAGTACAAGACCTGGCTGACGAGCGACATCCGCTGGAACGTCGACCGCATCGAGGTGGATCCGAAGTCGGGCAACGTCGCGTTCACGGTGAATGCCGATGGCGCGAGCGATCTCTATCTCATTGAGGGGCGGGAGCGCCGGAAACTCGAAACGCCGCTGGGAATCATCGAGTCGCTCCAGTTCAGCGACGATGGCACACAGCTTGGCTTCACCCTCGCAAAGCCGAACGCTCCGGCCGATGCCTACACGATCCTGCTGACCAATGGCGTGCTCACACAATGGACCCACAGCGAAGTGGGCGGCCTCAACCCCGCGCGCTTCATCGTGCCGGAGCGCATTCAGTTCCCGAGCTTCGACGGCCACCACATCCCGGCCTACGTCTTCAAGCCCCGATCGGCAACCGCGACATCCAAGGCCCCTGTGCTCATCAATATCCACGGGGGACCGGAATCGCAGTACCGCCCGTTCTTCACCGGCTTCGACCAGCTGTTGCTGAATGAACTCGGCATCGCGGTGATCCGGCCAAACGTTCGGGGTTCCGATGGTTACGGGAAAACCTATCTCCAGCTCGATAACGCGGAGAAGCGGGAAGACAGCGTCAAGGACATTGGCGCCCTGCTCGACTGGATTGCGGCGCAGCCGGACCTCGACAAGGATCGCGTCGCTGTCTACGGCGGCTCCTACGGCGGCTACATGGTCCTCGCCTCGCTGACGCACTTCCCCGAACGGATCAAGGCCGGCGTCGATGTCGTCGGCATCGCCAACTTCGTCACGTTCCTCAAGAACACCAGCGAGTACCGCCGCGACCTCCGCCGCGCCGAATATGGCGACGAGCGCGACCCCGAAATGCTGAAGGTCTTCGAGCGAATCAACCCGACGAACAATGCCCACAAGATCCATTCGGCATTGATGGTGGCCCACGGCAAGAACGATCCCCGCGTGCCGTTTTCAGAGGCCGAGCTGATCGCCCCGCTCGTCCGCAAAAACAACGCCCCGGTGTGGACGGTGTACGCCGACAACGAAGGGCACGGCTTCGCCAAACGGGACAACCGAGATTACGTCACGGCCGTGACGGCGATGTTCCTCCGGGAGTTCCTCCTGACGAAGTGA
- a CDS encoding multinuclear nonheme iron-dependent oxidase — protein sequence MLPVIGYSLPCHALECLSDPAVEAVDILFDNSLDAGRVAALHSRHPFGVVNFDLGSLALTEDFQAWRRQRQSLGQLAAAGWGTTVSVSLTAQSPEPGDDTTLIRVVELVRSLQASFEGSRLYLEIVPAVKEPATLQRDADFLVDVLQKTGCGWLLNVADTYARSRNLGFDPYDQIAEVLPSATNVLIRASSVRFEKRIGAVVTVTEGAIPDEVWSLLRHSLVLGIHKTRAVVFSGRERRGGETLRKSDLRHARFIVDRVQGRQRMLKQQGSVRDFLARGTIRHE from the coding sequence ATGCTGCCTGTGATCGGCTACTCCCTGCCATGTCACGCCCTCGAATGCCTGTCAGATCCGGCGGTCGAGGCCGTCGACATCCTGTTCGACAACAGCCTGGATGCAGGACGCGTTGCGGCTCTCCACAGTCGGCATCCGTTCGGCGTGGTGAACTTCGATCTCGGCTCGCTGGCTCTCACGGAAGACTTCCAGGCGTGGCGCAGGCAGCGCCAATCGCTGGGGCAACTGGCCGCTGCCGGTTGGGGAACCACCGTCAGCGTGAGCCTCACTGCCCAGTCTCCCGAACCGGGCGACGACACGACGCTCATCCGGGTTGTGGAACTTGTCCGCAGCCTGCAGGCCAGTTTTGAAGGTTCGCGTCTCTATCTGGAGATCGTGCCGGCGGTGAAAGAGCCGGCCACTCTCCAGCGTGACGCCGATTTTCTGGTGGACGTTCTGCAGAAGACGGGGTGTGGCTGGCTGCTGAACGTCGCCGATACGTATGCCCGCAGCAGGAATCTCGGGTTCGACCCGTATGACCAGATCGCGGAGGTCCTTCCCTCCGCGACGAATGTCCTGATTCGCGCCTCTTCAGTCCGGTTTGAGAAGCGCATCGGCGCTGTTGTGACCGTGACTGAGGGCGCGATTCCGGACGAGGTCTGGTCGCTGCTGCGTCATTCACTGGTGCTCGGGATCCACAAGACCCGGGCAGTTGTGTTCTCCGGCCGTGAGAGACGGGGAGGCGAAACGCTGCGAAAGAGCGATCTCCGCCACGCACGGTTCATCGTTGACCGTGTGCAGGGACGGCAGCGCATGTTGAAGCAGCAGGGGAGCGTTCGCGATTTCCTGGCCCGTGGCACGATTCGGCACGAATAG
- a CDS encoding DUF1559 family PulG-like putative transporter has product MTNYRRGVSLLEILVSIFVIGILLALLLPAIQGSRQAAHKLECKSNLRQIGIALHNHLDAKGSFPTGESAMKELLPYVEQAAKVQYDKPIRLYQCPTDADLPRNIAVTSFRLNLGSGIGSDFNGVSVLRALRPKGLKASEITDGMSNTALASERRFAFRSEASLEELESSCLAQPHKCIWWIRGTFRPGQEDSFAAHCADSRNRIGVQPVNRSYMQSLIVWEDGYNHTFSPNAVACYTQSPPMGAQDDAAIPATSMHQGGVNLCLCDGSVRFVANGIDIGVWRALGTRGGGEPISDF; this is encoded by the coding sequence GTGACTAATTACCGGCGAGGTGTGTCACTGCTGGAGATTCTGGTCTCGATTTTCGTGATCGGAATACTTCTGGCGCTGTTGTTGCCGGCGATCCAAGGTTCACGGCAGGCGGCTCACAAGCTGGAATGCAAATCGAACCTCCGGCAAATCGGGATTGCTCTTCACAACCATCTTGATGCGAAGGGCAGTTTCCCGACCGGGGAATCGGCGATGAAGGAATTGCTTCCCTACGTCGAGCAGGCGGCGAAAGTTCAGTACGACAAGCCGATCCGCCTTTACCAATGCCCAACCGACGCGGACCTGCCCCGAAACATAGCGGTGACGAGCTTCCGCCTGAACTTAGGTTCGGGCATCGGTTCTGATTTCAATGGCGTGTCTGTACTTCGTGCCTTGAGGCCGAAAGGCCTCAAGGCCAGCGAGATCACGGACGGCATGTCGAACACCGCATTGGCTTCGGAGCGACGCTTCGCGTTCCGTAGCGAAGCCAGTCTCGAAGAGCTTGAGAGCTCGTGCCTCGCGCAACCCCACAAGTGCATCTGGTGGATCAGGGGGACATTTAGGCCTGGCCAGGAGGACTCGTTTGCCGCCCACTGCGCTGATTCGCGGAACCGGATAGGCGTTCAACCGGTCAATCGGTCGTACATGCAAAGCCTCATCGTGTGGGAAGACGGGTACAACCACACCTTCTCGCCAAACGCTGTCGCATGTTATACGCAGTCGCCACCGATGGGCGCGCAGGACGACGCGGCCATTCCCGCCACCAGCATGCACCAGGGCGGCGTCAATCTTTGCCTCTGCGACGGAAGCGTGCGATTCGTCGCCAATGGCATCGACATCGGAGTTTGGCGGGCATTGGGGACCCGCGGCGGCGGCGAGCCGATTTCGGATTTCTAA
- a CDS encoding cytochrome c3 family protein produces the protein MAQVFHPLANALARTTIFGAVFIALGLLATIYAFSTSDYATQAHVVRAQPVEFSHQHHVGGLGLDCRYCHSTVDKQAFAGMPATEVCMSCHSQIWSDSPKLAKVRESFKTGKPLEWTRVTDVPDYVHFDHSIHVTKGIGCAECHGRVDRMQMMSREHSLHMKWCLDCHWTPEKHVRPRSDVFKMALASPTPEESKELVEKYRLKAPTHCSACHY, from the coding sequence ATGGCCCAGGTCTTTCATCCGCTGGCGAATGCACTCGCCAGAACGACAATCTTCGGCGCGGTTTTTATCGCGCTCGGATTGCTCGCGACCATCTACGCCTTTTCGACGTCCGACTACGCCACCCAGGCGCACGTCGTTCGGGCGCAGCCGGTCGAATTCAGCCACCAGCATCACGTTGGCGGGCTGGGGCTCGACTGCCGCTACTGCCACAGCACTGTCGATAAGCAGGCTTTTGCCGGTATGCCGGCCACGGAAGTCTGCATGAGCTGCCATTCGCAGATCTGGTCGGACAGCCCCAAGCTGGCCAAGGTCCGTGAAAGCTTCAAGACGGGCAAGCCGCTCGAGTGGACCCGTGTCACGGACGTCCCTGACTACGTTCACTTCGATCACAGCATTCACGTGACGAAGGGGATTGGCTGTGCGGAATGTCACGGTCGCGTCGATCGCATGCAGATGATGTCCCGCGAGCACTCGCTGCACATGAAGTGGTGTCTCGACTGTCACTGGACGCCCGAAAAGCACGTTCGTCCCCGAAGCGACGTCTTCAAGATGGCGCTCGCTTCGCCGACGCCTGAGGAGTCCAAAGAACTCGTCGAGAAGTATCGCCTGAAGGCGCCGACTCATTGTTCCGCCTGTCACTACTGA
- the gcvPB gene encoding aminomethyl-transferring glycine dehydrogenase subunit GcvPB: MRNVDATRPLSDLSLAGRRGAVFPGSDVPDRPLEDLIPAKYRSKTLPPLPEVTEPDVVRHFVNLSTKNMCVDTHFYPLGSCTMKYNPKRHERVSRFAGLGDLHPYARPEDSQGLLQMMFEMQQMLGEIAGLPAVTLQPAAGAQGELTALLVAAAYFRDRGEERTKVLFPASAHGTNPASAALAGFECVQLNKSVNGFVDLEELREKLDDKAAVFMITNPNTLGLFEKNIAEISRLVHEAGALVYIDGANMNAILGITRPGDFGGDMMHYNVHKTFTGPHGAGGPGAGPIAVRPFLADYLPGPIVTQSADGRFGLETPARSIGRVRSFFGNVGILLRGYLYLRTLGPGGTKAVSETAVLNANYVMATLKDVFPVPHGDRCMHEFVASARSIKAERGVTAMDIAKRLLDYGYHAPTVYFPLVVQEALMIEPTETESKETLDAFAAALRKIVSESTETLKGAPHTSTISRPDEVAAGRNPVVCWGGACEPVPVGV, translated from the coding sequence ATGCGAAACGTTGACGCGACCCGTCCTCTTTCTGATCTCTCTCTTGCCGGCCGTCGGGGCGCGGTTTTTCCTGGAAGCGATGTCCCGGATCGCCCGCTCGAGGACCTGATCCCGGCGAAGTACCGCTCCAAGACGCTCCCGCCGCTGCCCGAGGTGACTGAGCCGGACGTCGTCCGGCACTTCGTGAACCTGTCCACAAAGAACATGTGCGTCGATACGCACTTCTATCCACTTGGCAGCTGCACGATGAAGTACAACCCGAAGCGCCACGAACGCGTTTCGCGGTTCGCCGGGCTCGGAGACCTGCACCCCTATGCGCGGCCGGAGGACAGCCAGGGCCTGCTTCAGATGATGTTTGAAATGCAGCAGATGCTCGGAGAAATCGCTGGGCTGCCGGCAGTGACGCTCCAGCCTGCCGCCGGTGCCCAGGGGGAGCTGACGGCTCTTCTGGTGGCTGCGGCCTATTTTCGCGACCGCGGCGAAGAGCGAACGAAAGTGCTGTTTCCCGCCAGCGCCCACGGAACAAACCCGGCCAGCGCCGCACTCGCCGGGTTCGAGTGCGTGCAGCTCAATAAATCGGTCAACGGCTTTGTCGACCTGGAAGAACTCAGGGAAAAGCTCGACGACAAGGCCGCTGTCTTCATGATCACAAACCCCAACACCCTGGGGCTCTTTGAGAAGAACATCGCAGAAATCTCGCGGCTCGTGCACGAAGCCGGCGCGCTGGTCTATATCGACGGCGCCAACATGAATGCCATCCTGGGCATCACCCGACCGGGTGACTTCGGCGGCGACATGATGCACTACAACGTCCACAAGACGTTCACCGGACCTCACGGCGCCGGTGGCCCCGGGGCAGGGCCGATTGCGGTTCGTCCGTTTCTGGCCGACTACCTTCCGGGGCCGATCGTGACTCAATCGGCGGATGGTCGATTCGGTCTGGAAACGCCTGCCAGGTCGATCGGCCGGGTTCGCTCGTTCTTTGGGAATGTCGGAATTCTGCTGCGAGGGTACCTCTATCTGAGGACGCTCGGGCCGGGCGGAACGAAGGCGGTTTCGGAAACGGCCGTGCTGAACGCCAACTACGTGATGGCAACGCTGAAGGATGTCTTTCCGGTTCCGCATGGTGATCGCTGCATGCACGAATTCGTCGCCTCGGCCCGGTCCATCAAGGCGGAACGTGGTGTCACGGCAATGGATATCGCGAAGCGGCTGCTCGACTACGGGTATCACGCCCCGACGGTCTACTTCCCGCTCGTCGTGCAGGAGGCGTTGATGATCGAGCCCACGGAAACGGAATCGAAAGAAACGCTCGACGCGTTCGCCGCCGCACTTCGGAAGATTGTCTCCGAGAGTACCGAGACCCTGAAGGGCGCTCCGCATACGTCGACCATCAGCCGCCCGGATGAAGTCGCCGCCGGACGGAACCCCGTCGTGTGCTGGGGCGGGGCGTGCGAGCCGGTGCCGGTCGGGGTATAG
- a CDS encoding lysophospholipid acyltransferase family protein, whose amino-acid sequence MKIRSRFAIRLLGRALAACARVYFRLLKTEFHLARPLTSPYDEKGNTVYLYCLWHHSILCAIFCGRSVRLAGLVSRHEDGSYVADAMECVDLTPIRGSSNRGGAAAMKQMIDATERLNIAIATDGPRGPHHVVKEGIIFLASQSGRAILPTGVSATRSWRPWLKWSYLLIPKPFSRVVMVGGEPFFVPPDLSREQREEYRQKLQAEMDRLLEIAERKARGEGSPPAESMALNRAA is encoded by the coding sequence ATGAAAATCCGGAGCCGGTTTGCGATCCGACTGCTTGGTCGAGCGCTCGCCGCCTGCGCGCGTGTTTACTTCCGGTTGCTGAAGACGGAGTTCCATCTCGCGCGTCCGCTGACGTCTCCTTACGACGAAAAAGGAAACACCGTTTACCTGTACTGCCTGTGGCATCACAGCATCCTGTGCGCGATCTTCTGCGGCAGGTCGGTCCGGCTCGCCGGCCTCGTCAGCAGGCATGAAGACGGCTCGTACGTCGCTGACGCGATGGAATGCGTTGACCTCACGCCGATCCGTGGGTCGAGCAATCGCGGCGGCGCGGCGGCGATGAAGCAGATGATCGATGCCACGGAACGCCTCAATATTGCCATCGCCACGGATGGTCCGCGCGGGCCGCATCACGTGGTCAAGGAAGGCATCATTTTCCTGGCCTCGCAGAGTGGCCGGGCGATTCTGCCGACGGGGGTTTCCGCGACGCGGTCGTGGAGACCCTGGCTGAAGTGGTCGTATCTCTTGATTCCCAAACCGTTCAGTCGTGTGGTGATGGTGGGCGGAGAGCCATTCTTCGTCCCCCCGGACCTTTCGCGGGAGCAACGGGAGGAGTACCGACAGAAACTGCAGGCCGAGATGGACAGGTTGCTCGAGATTGCGGAGCGGAAGGCCCGCGGCGAAGGATCGCCGCCTGCCGAGTCGATGGCGCTGAACCGCGCCGCCTGA
- a CDS encoding STN domain-containing protein, producing the protein MPLRLRDRSQFGREIDCPDCGTRLRIVADRGEVRAERATEPVGLELPKTRSSRSTLRLIWGVTACLGVGVVWYASRPAKTEPLPREITVEQAEPAGPEPAPQTAIAPQAVVEEPKEELPPVVVAPVVEPPKPAAAQTPPVVAVPPDDPPLMPELAPDQPVVDVAAQLSLKIDEYSQVKPAPVRLLLRQIAELSAVPVDLSEVEAEPWKTKLDQAISVELKATTVGGVLEEVLKQAGLGSRQQDGVIFVVPEGG; encoded by the coding sequence GTGCCGCTGCGACTGCGGGATCGGTCGCAGTTCGGACGGGAGATCGACTGTCCGGACTGCGGGACGCGGCTGCGGATCGTGGCCGATCGAGGCGAGGTCCGGGCGGAACGTGCGACGGAACCTGTTGGGCTCGAACTGCCCAAGACTCGGAGTTCCAGGAGCACTCTGCGGCTGATCTGGGGAGTGACGGCCTGTCTGGGCGTGGGGGTGGTGTGGTATGCGAGCCGACCCGCGAAGACGGAGCCTCTTCCTCGTGAAATCACGGTCGAGCAGGCGGAGCCCGCCGGGCCTGAGCCTGCTCCTCAGACGGCAATTGCTCCTCAGGCGGTCGTTGAGGAGCCTAAAGAGGAATTACCTCCGGTCGTCGTCGCACCGGTCGTTGAGCCTCCGAAGCCTGCAGCTGCCCAGACACCTCCGGTTGTGGCCGTCCCTCCCGACGACCCTCCGCTGATGCCGGAACTGGCTCCGGACCAGCCGGTGGTCGACGTCGCCGCGCAGCTGTCCCTGAAGATTGACGAGTACTCGCAGGTGAAGCCGGCGCCGGTGCGGCTGCTGTTGAGACAGATCGCAGAACTGAGCGCGGTCCCGGTCGATCTTTCAGAAGTGGAGGCCGAGCCGTGGAAGACGAAGCTCGATCAGGCGATCAGCGTGGAGCTCAAAGCGACGACGGTCGGCGGTGTGCTGGAGGAAGTGCTGAAGCAGGCGGGGTTGGGGAGTCGGCAGCAGGACGGGGTGATTTTTGTGGTGCCGGAGGGGGGATGA
- a CDS encoding glycosyltransferase, with protein sequence MSSTTLVIPCYNEERRLDGPAFLRFAAANASVRLLLVNDGSRDQTLGLLRRLADERPIQISVLDLAQNSGKAEAVRQGMLQALSEGADYAGYFDADLATPLEASIEFTRVLDRLRGIDVVVGSRLQLLGRAINRRRKRAFLGRVFARAASMTLGIAIHDTQCGAKLFRATPWVAAAFDQPFCTRWIFDVEVLARIAQSTEAAGGPSLTECVYEFPLDDWREVAGSKLKATDFLKAPAELAQIYWRYLGPFRSEATPVVEMPRVVLSLAREDARPAEQDAARRAA encoded by the coding sequence ATGTCATCCACGACACTGGTGATTCCGTGCTACAACGAAGAGCGCCGGCTTGATGGTCCGGCGTTTCTGCGTTTTGCCGCCGCCAACGCCTCCGTCCGCCTCCTGCTCGTGAATGACGGCAGTCGGGATCAGACTCTCGGCCTTCTCAGGCGCCTTGCCGACGAGCGGCCGATCCAGATCAGCGTCCTCGATCTCGCGCAAAACAGCGGCAAGGCCGAGGCGGTGAGGCAGGGGATGCTCCAAGCGCTGTCTGAGGGAGCAGACTACGCAGGATATTTCGACGCGGATCTCGCCACCCCGCTTGAGGCCTCTATTGAATTCACGAGAGTCCTCGACCGTCTGCGCGGAATCGATGTGGTTGTCGGATCACGACTCCAGTTGCTCGGCCGCGCCATCAACCGGCGACGCAAGCGGGCGTTTCTGGGGCGGGTGTTCGCGCGGGCAGCGTCAATGACGCTGGGGATCGCCATTCACGACACGCAGTGCGGCGCCAAGTTGTTCCGCGCCACTCCCTGGGTTGCGGCCGCGTTTGACCAGCCTTTCTGTACCCGGTGGATCTTCGACGTCGAAGTGCTCGCCAGAATCGCGCAATCGACAGAGGCAGCGGGCGGTCCGTCGTTGACCGAGTGCGTCTACGAGTTTCCGCTGGATGACTGGCGGGAGGTCGCCGGTTCAAAACTCAAGGCCACTGATTTCCTGAAGGCCCCTGCAGAATTGGCACAGATCTATTGGCGCTATCTCGGGCCGTTCCGGTCCGAGGCAACTCCCGTTGTGGAGATGCCCCGCGTCGTTCTCTCGCTGGCCCGTGAAGACGCGAGGCCAGCCGAACAGGATGCAGCACGCAGGGCCGCGTGA